In the genome of Streptomyces sp. NBC_00433, the window GCATTCCGGCACCGATGCGACACAGTTGAACGAGGAACTGTCGTCGGCCGCCATTGCTCTGGCTACGGCCAAGGATTTCACCGCAGATGTGGAGCTCTTGACGAAGTTCACGAAGCAGGCTCTCGACGAGTTGGGCCACGGGCTCACCACCGTTCCCACACCACACGATCCGGTGGCAATCGAGCGCAGTATGACGACTGGGCTGGATGCGCGCTCACAGGACGAGTCGTTCCTCCTCGTGGGTGAGCCTGGGGCCGGTAAGACAGTGGTCCTACATGGGTTGGCTCATGAGGTGGCTACTCAAGATCGACCTTTGGTCTTCATACAGGTCAGTAGCCTTGCTGCTACGAGCGTCGGTGAGCTTCGCACGGAGTTGGGACTGCAGCATTCTTTCGTCGATGTCCTGGCCGAGTGGACTCCCGGCCATACGGGTCTATTGATCATCGATGCTTTGGACGCGGCACGAGCAAACGCTTCAGCCGGACTGTGGCGGACCGTCATTGACAATGTCCGTCGGCAATTGCCCCGCTGGCGAGTGGTTGCCTCGATCCGCACATGGGACCTGCAACACTCCAGCCGCCTGCGCGCCCTTTTCCCAGGCGACCCAGTAGTGGTGGGGGACCTGACAGACGACGAGTTGAAACAAGTCAGTGATGCCTTTCCCGCGCTGAAGAGGATGCTAGACCATGCCTCCGAGCAGCAGGGACGACTGATGCTCAACACCTTCAACCTTCGCCTGGCTGCTGAACTCCTACTGGAAGACTCGTCAGCATCAGATCTTCGCGGGGTCGACAACAGGCTGGATCTTCTGGACCGCTACTGGCAGGCACGCGTTTCGGACGGCGTTGGCGGTTCCGCCAGGGAAGCTCTGCTGGTTCAGCTGATCACGGTAGCGGCACGGGACAGGAGGCTGGCTGTACCCGCCCAGACAGTGCTGGAGGGCGATATCGCGGCGGCCACTGTCCTGGACAGCCTCCTTTCCCGCTCCGTTCTCACTCGCGTACCGCTTACCGTGGGGAACCCTGCACGTGGGCCGATTCAGTTCGCGCACCATGTGCTGTTCGACTACGCCGTGGGGACGGTCTACTTCGATTCCTTCAGCGACGGTCTGACGGAGTGCTTGCGGGCAGATCCGGACCTGCTGCTCTTCGCCCGACCCAGCATCGACGTGTACCTGCAGCTGGCGTGGAAACAGGGGGCAGTCCCGTTCTGCACACTTGCGTTGGAGCTAGTGGCCCCGCCATCGCCGAGCATGACGGCACCGGCGATCGCAGACGTGGTGGTCCGCAATTGCATCAACGCCGCAGAAATCGAGCCGCTGCTCGCCGGCGTTCCGGACAGTACTGTGGAGCTGAAGCGACTGCTGGGGGCGATCGCCGTCGTCGTCTCCATCAGGATCAAGGAAGGCCGTCTCGCGAACCCGGGCGTGTGGGCGAATGCAGCTGAGCGGCTTTCCCGCACACCCGAGCACGCCGGCTCCGCACTGGGTGTCCTGGTCACCGACTTGGCATCCCACCGCACGATCCTCACTGTGGCGTCCCTGCAACAGTGTGGCTTGGCCGCGCGGCGCCTGCTGGAACATATCTGGACTCAGCCACCCACTCTGTGGGCGCGACTGGCCATCCCCGCAGTGGTCCAGACAGCTAGCAGCGATCCGCAGGCAGCCGAAACGCTACTCAGGCGCACCCTGGAATCACCGCAACTGCAGGACCGGGGCTACAACGACCTTGGCGCCCTGACCGACAAGGTCCAAGAGCTGATAGAGCTGATGCCCACATTCGTGGAAGACCTCTATGTCACAACGCTCAGCCATGAAGAGAACTCTTCCGCAGTCACACAGATGGGCTCGGGCGCCGTCCTGACGTTGCTGTCCAACCGCCGACAGGACTTCGACGCAGCCAAGTATCCCCTGGTCCAGTACTTCCCCGACCTCCTGCGAACCGATTCCCGACGCGCCCTGTCCATCCTCACCCGGCTGAGCACCCTCGGACATTCCCAGCCGACAGAACACCAAATGATCGTGGGCGGTCACGCAGTCACGATCCAGGAGGACGGCTCACACCTGACGGATTTCGGCACCAGCTACAGGAACGACGACCCCGCGGCCCTGTTCGGCGCCCTTCAGGACTTCGCGTCGAAGGCTACTCTCGCGCAAACCCGGGCACTGGTTGAGGCGTTGACGGCGGCCCCTCAGGCTGCCGCCGTGTGGCGGCGTGTCCTGTTGTCCGCATCCCACAATCGCATCCTCGCCGACGCCCTGTTCAGCGATCCGGCAACCCTCGTGACGAGGCTACTCATCCCCGAGCTCGCCGGACCCGCAGCCACACTGACAAGAGCACTGCATCCCACGCTACGAGGTACAGACGCGGCACGACTCGAGGCCGCCGTACTCTCGCTGAAGCCCTCCAGCGCCGACGATGGCAGCCAGGACTGGGACCGCGAGGATCGCCGGTACCGGATGTTCCTCAACGCCCTCTCCGCAGAACACCTCACCGATCAGTCCCTGGCCCACGACCACGACCCCCAGGCCGCAGTCATCGATCACGAGGACGACGATCTGGCCTGGCCCAGCCTGGATCCGACACCGGTCGCGGCCAGCGGCGACCCTACAGAAAAGACCGTGCAGACCCTGTGCAACGAAGTCCGCCGGTTCACCGACCTCTATCTCAACGGCGCCCCAACGCCGGAGGAAATCACTTCCTGCGTCCCGGCCGTCACCGCGCTTGAGGCAGCTCTAAGTCAGACATCTTCCGCAGGAGTGCGCAACGAAGCAGAAGACCTCCTCGCCAAGGCAGCCGAGATCTGGACACGCACCACCCACGCACCACCATCAACCCTGGACCGCGCCCGGTCCATCCTGCTGTCGCTGAAGAGCAGCCCACGTCCTGAGCCGACAGATCAGAACGCCAACTACACCATGCTCATCCCGCAAGGCCCGCGCACCGAGGCAGCCCGTGGACTTGGGCAGCTGTGCCGGATGCCCGAGCACTACACCGCGGAGGTGGGCGAGGCGATCCTCGAGCTTGTTGCGGATCCTGTCGGACAGATCCGGCACACTATTGCCGTAGTAGCACCATTTGTCGCACGCAGCGCCCAGGACACAGCCTGGGAACTCCTCGAACTGCTCGCCCATCAGGAATCGGACGACGCCGTCCTGAGCGCA includes:
- a CDS encoding ATP-binding protein, which produces MGTGKAERSDAGGSAGAGGFDYQHRVAAWLAVTALAGTAAPAVRGLWTGSVQQIACETGEPVDDCRVDTSDGITLVLQAKRTIGMSVLVTSEMAKTAAQFVQQHLLPGHAHERLVLVTSSEASGTVRVDLAQALNRLRGEPVERDVTSLGLNAAKIAAHDKFAAHVRRAWEKERGAAPSAAELRAFLACCYVWILDVESGGQAEREALGLLRMTILSDAAQAEAAWNVLLSACAQLAITHSGTDATQLNEELSSAAIALATAKDFTADVELLTKFTKQALDELGHGLTTVPTPHDPVAIERSMTTGLDARSQDESFLLVGEPGAGKTVVLHGLAHEVATQDRPLVFIQVSSLAATSVGELRTELGLQHSFVDVLAEWTPGHTGLLIIDALDAARANASAGLWRTVIDNVRRQLPRWRVVASIRTWDLQHSSRLRALFPGDPVVVGDLTDDELKQVSDAFPALKRMLDHASEQQGRLMLNTFNLRLAAELLLEDSSASDLRGVDNRLDLLDRYWQARVSDGVGGSAREALLVQLITVAARDRRLAVPAQTVLEGDIAAATVLDSLLSRSVLTRVPLTVGNPARGPIQFAHHVLFDYAVGTVYFDSFSDGLTECLRADPDLLLFARPSIDVYLQLAWKQGAVPFCTLALELVAPPSPSMTAPAIADVVVRNCINAAEIEPLLAGVPDSTVELKRLLGAIAVVVSIRIKEGRLANPGVWANAAERLSRTPEHAGSALGVLVTDLASHRTILTVASLQQCGLAARRLLEHIWTQPPTLWARLAIPAVVQTASSDPQAAETLLRRTLESPQLQDRGYNDLGALTDKVQELIELMPTFVEDLYVTTLSHEENSSAVTQMGSGAVLTLLSNRRQDFDAAKYPLVQYFPDLLRTDSRRALSILTRLSTLGHSQPTEHQMIVGGHAVTIQEDGSHLTDFGTSYRNDDPAALFGALQDFASKATLAQTRALVEALTAAPQAAAVWRRVLLSASHNRILADALFSDPATLVTRLLIPELAGPAATLTRALHPTLRGTDAARLEAAVLSLKPSSADDGSQDWDREDRRYRMFLNALSAEHLTDQSLAHDHDPQAAVIDHEDDDLAWPSLDPTPVAASGDPTEKTVQTLCNEVRRFTDLYLNGAPTPEEITSCVPAVTALEAALSQTSSAGVRNEAEDLLAKAAEIWTRTTHAPPSTLDRARSILLSLKSSPRPEPTDQNANYTMLIPQGPRTEAARGLGQLCRMPEHYTAEVGEAILELVADPVGQIRHTIAVVAPFVARSAQDTAWELLELLAHQESDDAVLSATVEAAGLRMGDRRRGTQLLAHVAARVNPSESHESAAATCATVAALLWVYDAIPEARTLLDQMTGNWSGQSTWSNSLHILRSQEALTHNDPAVRKRALDFMHELAEPALRSTQEAIRRADQLTDSEKEQLKAELQLLDSIAFQLFSGSGAIDRESTPPTLDQVRLIDEADPVIQILAQVPAAPVTHHVVEIYEYVTDHRPQEALLAIRDIIKQAGTQDGYTMDPMGLGTCVKFVERILADHRNILHAPENLTALREICDAFIDAGWPQAHQLVFGIEQIFR